The Caloenas nicobarica isolate bCalNic1 chromosome 30, bCalNic1.hap1, whole genome shotgun sequence genome contains a region encoding:
- the LOC135999813 gene encoding olfactory receptor 14A16-like: protein MSNSSSITQFLLLPFAETQELQLLHFWLFLGIYLAALLGNGLIITTIACDQHLRTPMYFFLLNLALLDLGSISTIVPKSTANSLWDTRVISYAGCAAQIFFSIFSFTAEYSLLTIMSYDRYVAICKPLRYGTLLGSRACVHMAAAAWATGFLNALLHTVSTFSLPLCKGNALHQFFCEIPHILKLSCSDAYIREVWLLVVSVCLTFGCFVFIVVSYVQILRAVLRIPSEQGRHKAFSTCLPHLAVVSLFVSTAMVVYLKPPSISSPSLDLVVSVLYTVVPPAVNPLIYSMRNQELKDALWKLISYCFLKQ from the coding sequence atgtccaacagcagctccatcacccagttcctcctcctgccatttgCAGagacacaggagctgcagctcttgcacttctggctcttcctgggcatctacctggctgccctcctgggcaacggcctcatcatcaccaccatagcctgtgaccagcacctgcgcacccccatgtacttcttcctgctcaacctcgccctcctcgacctgggctccatctccaccattgtccccaaatctACGGCAAactccctctgggacaccagggtcatCTCCTAcgcaggatgtgctgcacagatctTTTTTTCTATCTTCTCGTTCacagcagagtattctcttctcaccatcatgtcgtacgaccgctatgttgccatctgcaaacccctgcgctacgggaccctcctgggcagcagagcttgtgtccacatggcagcagctgcctgggccactgggtttctcaatgctctgctgcacacagtcagtacattttcactgccgctctgcaagggcaatgccctgcaccagttcttctgtgaaatcccccacatcctcaagctctcctgctcagatgcctacatcagggaagtttggcttcttgtagttagtgtctgtttaacttttggctgttttgtgttcattgtggtatcctatgtgcagatcttgagggccgtgctgaggatcccctctgagcagggacggcacaaagccttttccacgtgcctccctcacctggccgtggtctccctgtttgtcagcaccgCCATGGTTgtctacctgaagcccccctccatctcttccccatccttggatctggtggtgtctgtccTGTAcacagtggtgcctccagcagtgaaccccctcatctacagcatgaggaaccaggagctcaaggatgccctgtggaaactcatatcttattgttttctgaagcaataa